The proteins below come from a single Lates calcarifer isolate ASB-BC8 linkage group LG11, TLL_Latcal_v3, whole genome shotgun sequence genomic window:
- the ccnf gene encoding cyclin-F yields the protein MKAGVHCRCSKCYSVPARKRVRKRTPTLTLLSLPEEVLLCVLQCLSAEDLLSVRAVHSQLRDIVDNHSSVWARVSFRDTWPSPNTLWLFERAAEKGNFEAAVKLGIAYLYNEGPLLSDEGRADVCGRKASHFFSLAESLRSPIADPFIWVFIRPPWSPTGSCCKAVVFDRLKAECDNNVEKRGPLLHCLARVLQLFEEDEKRSDAISMLEESSQAGCLQSSYLLWEQNHKASMADPGRYLQCVRTLRDYAGKGCWEAQLSLAKVCSSGNPLGLESKACSDLVAQLFSSSNPASRHCSQAILRRGIKDTMRYSLLVDWLVEVTTMKDFSSLTLHVTVGCVDRYLALRSVPKARLQLLGIACMVVCTRYISKEILTIREAVWLTDNTYKYEDLVRMMGEVVSVLGGKIRSPTLLDYGDVLLSLLPLERRTTHLFSYICELSLLYSALTTPPPAKLACAALLLTRALHHYAPLWPSQLADYTGFSKQDLVSLSVLLYVKCFSQDVPKDYRHVSLTGVKQRFEDEAYQHISKEKVMDFKELCQILEIPEVEPQMEPPSPTGQPTDIHTFLASPSSTNKRRRDDSMQAHRGSFVATPTAELSNQEETLLGDILDWSLDTSCSGYEGDQEEESEGEKDGDSSMISVTLQPLTDADRSLEYCRALSSDEDSFCEAEREANEGCQGQEAVSFFADLHSSGYSSVQSVSPSSTCSSSSLMPCTFKSFTTSLGAASANAQPGFRLLVPMQRPRGTSSKQVKRKNSAAHSGGEVEREEDEDGEEDKYSTNMGFLSL from the exons ATGAAAGCGGGCG TCCACTGCCGTTGTTCAAAATGCTACTCGGTTCCGGCACGGAAGCGGGTCCGTAAGCGAACTCCAACCTTAACTTTGCTGTCTTTGCCTGAGGAGGTCCTCCTTTGTGTGCTCCAGTGCCTCTCTGCTGAGGACCTGCTGTCTGTCAGAGCA GTTCACTCCCAGCTGCGTGACATTGTCGACAACCACTCCAGTGTATGGGCAAGAGTCAGTTTCAGGGACACGTGGCCATCCCCCAACACCTTATGGCTATTTGAAAG AGCTGCTGAGAAAGGGAATTTTGAAGCTGCTGTGAAGCTAGGCATTGCTTATTTGTACAATGAAGGAC cATTGTTGAGTGATGAGGGGCGAGCGGATGTATGTGGTCGTAAGGCCTCCCATTTCTTCAGCCTGGCAGAGAGCCTGCGCTCTCCTATAGCAGATCCCTTCATCTGGGTGTTCATCCGTCCACCGTGGTCGCCCACTGGCAGCTGCTGCAAGGCTGTGGTGTTCGACCGTCTCAAGGCTGAGTGTGACAACAATGTG GAGAAGAGGGGGCCATTGTTGCACTGTTTGGCCAGAGTTTTACAGCTGTTTGAA GAGGATGAAAAACGCTCAGATGCCATATCTATGCTCGAGGAGTCTTCACAGGCTGGCTGTCTACAGAGCTCTTACCTGTTGTGGGAACAAAACCATAAAGCCAGC ATGGCAGATCCAGGCAGGTACCTCCAGTGTGTCCGAACCCTCAGGGATTATGCTGGCAAAGGATGCTGGGAAGCTCAG ctcTCCTTGGCCAAAGTGTGCAGCAGTGGGAATCCGCTGGGTTTGGAGTCAAAGGCCTGCTCTGACTTAGTGGCCCAGCTCTTCAGTTCCTCTAACCCAGCATCACGGCACTGCTCTCAGGCAATCCTCAGACGAGGCATCAAGGACACCATGAG ATACAGTCTGCTT GTGGACTGGCTTGTGGAGGTGACCACCATGAAGGACTTCTCTAGCCTGACGCTACATGTGACAGTGGGCTGTGTGGACCGTTACTTGGCTCTTCGGTCTGTCCCAAAAGCTCGCCTGCAATTATTGGGCATCGCCTGCATGGTTGTTTGTACACG CTACATCAGTAAAGAAATCCTGACTATACGTGAAGCTGTTTGGCTCACTGACAACACCTACAAATATGAGGACCTGGTTCGAATGATGGGAGAGGTTGTCTCTGTGCTGGGGGGAAAGATCAGG AGCCCCACACTGCTGGACTATGGAGATGTGCTCCTGTCTCTGCTCCCTCTAGAGAGGCGAACCACTCACCTATTCAGCTACATCTGTGAGCTGTCACTGCTCTACTCTGCTCTCACCACACCACCACCTGCCAAACTGGCctgtgctgcactgctgcttACACGAGCACTACATCACTATG ctcccctctgGCCCAGCCAGTTAGCTGACTACACAGGCTTCTCCAAGCAAGACCTTGTCTCCCTTTCTGTGCTGCTTTATGTCAAGTG TTTCAGTCAAGATGTTCCCAAAGATTACAGGCACGTGTCTCTGACTGGAGTTAAGCAACGGTTTGAAGATGAGGCCTACCAACATATCAGCAAAGAAAAG GTGATGGATTTCAAAGAACTCTGTCAGATCTTGGAGATTCCTGAAGTGGAGCCTCAGATGGAGCCTCCCAGCCCCACTGGTCAACCAACAGATATCCACACCTTCCTCGCCTCTCCATCCAGCACTAACAAGAG GAGACGTGACGACAGCATGCAGGCTCACAGAGGCAGCTTTGTGGCCACGCCCACGGCAGAGCTGTCCAATCAGGAGGAAACGCTGCTGGGCGACATCCTGGACTGGAGCTTGGATACTTCCTGTTCGGGTTATGAGGGCGACCAGGAGgaagagagcgagggagagaaagatggtgATT CTTCAATGATATCGGTCACACTGCAGCCGCTGACTGACGCAGACAGAAGCCTAGAGTACTGCAGAGCCCTGTCCAGTGATGAAGACAGCTTCTGTGAAGCAGAAAGGGAGGCAAACGAGGGTTGCCAAGGTCAGGAGGCCGTTTCCTTCTTTGCAGACCTTCACAGTTCAGGATACTCCTCCGTCCAGAGTGTTAGCCCCTCATCCAcgtgctcctcctcctccctcatgcCTTGCACATTCAAGAGCTTTACAACTTCGTTGGGTGCCGCTTCTGCTAATGCTCAGCCAGGCTTCCGCCTTTTGGTGCCAATGCAGAGGCCCCGGGGCACCTCCAGCAAACAAGTGAAGAGGAAGAACTCGGCGGCTCATAGCGGAGGGGAggtggaaagagaggaagatgaggacgGGGAAGAGGACAAGTATTCTACCAACATGGGGTTTCTGAGCCTATAG